From Meiothermus sp., a single genomic window includes:
- the deoD gene encoding purine-nucleoside phosphorylase, with protein MTPHLSAPFGAIAEAILLPGDPLRAKYIAENFLENPVLYNQVRNMYGYTGTYKGKRVSVQGTGMGIPSASIYIHELIQFYGCKTLIRVGTAGAITERLELRDLVIAQGACTDSSINNLRFAGQNYAPLADFELMRRAHDLAQAKNMPVHVGNVLSTDTFYHDQPDPYKIWAQFGVLAVEMEAAGLYTLAAKFGVRALCILTISDHLIRRQQTTPQERQETFNQMVEVALETI; from the coding sequence ATGACGCCACACCTCTCTGCTCCGTTCGGTGCCATTGCCGAAGCCATCCTGCTGCCGGGAGACCCCTTGCGGGCCAAGTACATCGCCGAGAACTTTCTGGAAAACCCAGTGCTCTACAACCAGGTGCGCAACATGTATGGCTATACCGGCACCTACAAGGGCAAGCGGGTAAGCGTGCAGGGCACCGGCATGGGCATCCCCTCGGCCAGCATCTATATCCACGAGCTCATTCAGTTTTACGGCTGCAAGACCCTAATCCGGGTGGGAACCGCAGGGGCCATTACCGAGCGGCTCGAGTTGCGCGATCTGGTTATTGCTCAGGGTGCTTGCACCGACTCCTCTATCAACAACCTGCGCTTTGCCGGGCAAAACTACGCCCCCCTGGCCGACTTCGAATTGATGCGCCGCGCCCATGACCTAGCCCAGGCTAAAAACATGCCCGTACACGTGGGCAACGTGCTTTCCACCGACACCTTCTACCACGACCAGCCCGACCCCTACAAAATCTGGGCCCAGTTTGGGGTATTGGCGGTGGAGATGGAGGCCGCCGGACTCTATACCCTGGCGGCCAAGTTTGGGGTTCGGGCGCTGTGCATCCTGACCATCAGCGATCACCTGATTCGACGCCAGCAAACCACCCCCCAGGAGCGCCAGGAAACCTTCAATCAGATGGTTGAAGTGGCGTTGGAAACCATTTGA